A genome region from Leptodactylus fuscus isolate aLepFus1 chromosome 6, aLepFus1.hap2, whole genome shotgun sequence includes the following:
- the LOC142210200 gene encoding chemerin-like receptor 1: MDTTIECRKDDGYVHKLRVICEDTRFIKSHCPEHGQSMMLFHHKPSDFYNITGPTMIINGTSNNSLVQDNIEVYNDNGTLVKNLLNRQFYFKIYHLVIFSMVCLLGTIGNGLVLWFCLFRMEKTVNVVWFLNLAIADFTFAMLLPFLITSIALDYHWPFGNFICRFTWFFLFLNMAISVLQLTVISADRCICVVFPVWCHNHRTRRLALIVVLVIWVVSITLSLPSYIFRSTVVGRDKISCNFQAGITWAPILRFVVFFLVPFLAIVLCYTVIVLRIKEKSFIKTSKPFKIIVVMVMAFFLCWFPYNFCVLLGMFQLKNTKDFLDIGIEVGTGLMLLNSCINPILYVLIGQDFKQKFCGSFQAIFEKAFTEDISKIYFKKREGHSSFELTLTSNDTI, from the exons ATGGACACAACAATAGAGTGCAGGAAAGACG ATGGATATGTCCACAAGTTGCGTGTCATATGTGAGGACACACGTTTTATAAAGAGTCATTGTCCCGAACATGGCCAGTCAATGATGCTCTTCCACCATAAGCCTTCAG ATTTCTACAATATAACAGGACCTACAATGATCATAAATGGGACCAGTAATAACTCCTTAGTTCAGGACAACATTGAAGTCTACAATGAtaatggcaccttggtcaaaaACCTTCTTAATCGCCAATTCTACTTTAAAATATATCACCTAGTGATCTTCTCAATGGTTTGTTTACTGGGAACCATCGGAAATGGTCTGGTCCTCTGGTTCTGCCTCTTTAGGATGGAGAAGACAGTCAATGTGGTCTGGTTCCTCAACCTCGCGATAGCCGATTTTACTTTTGCAATGCTTTTACCTTTTCTTATCACAAGCATAGCACTTGACTATCACTGGCCATTCGGAAATTTCATATGTAGGTTCACCTGGTTCTTTTTGTTCCTCAATATGGCCATCAGTGTCCTCCAGCTCACAGTCATCAGTGCAGACCGCTGTATCTGTGTCGTATTCCCGGTATGGTGTCACAACCACCGAACAAGAAGATTGGCTTTGATCGTAGTCTTGGTTATTTGGGTTGTTTCTATCACTTTATCGTTACCATCTTACATCTTTAGGTCTACAGTGGTCGGTAGAGATAAGATCTCCTGCAACTTCCAAGCTGGTATCACTTGGGCGCCAATTCTGAGATTTGTTGTGTTCTTCCTTGTTCCATTCCTTGCGATCGTCTTGTGTTACACCGTCATTGTGTTGCGCATCAAGGAGAAAAGTTTCATTAAAACTTCGAAACCTTTTAAGATCATCGTAGTCATGGTCATGGCCTTCTTTCTTTGCTGGTTCCCATATAATTTCTGTGTCCTTTTAGGAATGTTCCAACTTAAAAATACTAAAGACTTCCTTGACATCGGAATCGAAGTCGGTACGGGGCTGATGCTTCTGAACAGCTGTATAAACcccattctctacgtcctcaTTGGCCAGGATTTCAAACAAAAATTCTGTGGTTCTTTCCAGGCTATTTTTGAGAAGGCCTTCACTGAAGACATCAGCAAAATATATTTCAAGAAACGTGAAGGCCACAGCTCCTTTGAACTGACGCTG
- the LOC142210201 gene encoding chemerin-like receptor 1: MKNISLIHVVYNHSEILFYDHSEDVHPFSSNLTARQIYRLLVHVVVYLLGITGNALVIWFCIFRMVRTVNLVWVLNLAIADFLFTFFLPLRITYLALGDHWPFGKFMCKLFWFLHFLNLSVSVLQLMVISLDRYSCVYFPVWCHNFRRSRLSIIIVTIIWIISILFNVPYFIFKNISTIQDKTVCRNREDKNFKWVAIVWFVCMVIIPFTIIVLCYTAIIVRLKRKGIISSSRPAKVFVAIIISFFVCFFPYNVFLLLELFGPPTIFELNSIIIEIVMFLMLAHNCINPILYTLFSREFKTKICCSLQTVFEKSFMEDAGKDEFMA; encoded by the coding sequence ATGAAGAACATCTCGTTGATACACGTCGTCTATAATCATTCTGAAATCTTATTTTATGACCATTCCGAAGATGTTCATCCTTTTTCGAGCAACTTGACCGCCCGACAAATTTACAGGCTACTTGTCCACGTCGTGGTCTATTTACTGGGGATCACTGGAAACGCTCTGGTCATCTGGTTCTGCATCTTCAGGATGGTGAGGACGGTCAATCTGGTGTGGGTTCTCAACTTGGCTATCGCTGATTTTCTGTTCACATTTTTCCTCCCTCTGAGGATAACCTACTTGGCTCTCGGGGATCACTGGCCATTCGGGAAGTTCATGTGCAAGTTATTCTGGTTTCTGCACTTCCTTAACCTGTCCGTCAGCGTCCTTCAGCTCATGGTCATCAGTCTAGATCGTTACAGTTGTGTCTATTTCCCGGTATGGTGTCACAATTTTCGGAGATCAAGATTGTCCATCATTATAGTCACAATTATCTGGATCATTTCTATTCTGTTCAATGTTCCGTACTTCATTTTCAAAAACATATCGACCATTCAGGATAAAACAGTTTGTCGTAACAGGGAAGATAAGAATTTCAAGTGGGTGGCGATTGTATGGTTTGTCTGTATGGTGATCATCCCTTTCACCATCATCGTCTTGTGTTACACTGCCATTATTGTGCGACTCAAGAGAAAAGGCATCATCTCATCTTCTAGACCTGCCAAAGTTTTTGTGGCCATCATCATCTCCTTCTTTGTCTGTTTCTTCCCCTACAATGTGTTTCTCCTTTTGGAACTTTTTGGGCCACCAACAATTTTTGAGTTGAATTCCATTATCATAGAAATTGTAATGTTTCTGATGTTAGCCCATAACTGCATCAATCCAATTCTTTATACGCTCTTCAGTCGTGAATTTAAGACTAAAATCTGCTGCTCTCTCCAGACTGTGTTTGAGAAGTCTTTCATGGAGGATGCAGGGAAGGACGAATTCATGGCGTGA